Part of the Triticum urartu cultivar G1812 chromosome 2, Tu2.1, whole genome shotgun sequence genome, CAATGCAAATATACATCGCCAACCGCCAATTGCCGTTCCATTTGCTtcccttccttcttcctcctACCCCACGTCGCACCACCACCGCCGCTTCGCGCTAGATCCGGCACCACTGCCGCCCCAGGTGCCAGCTCCCACGTTCCTCCGCCTTCGGCCGCCACTCCACTGCCCGCCGCCACCAAATTCGGCCCTCGTCCATCGCCTCCCCTCGACCAGCCCTCGGCCCTCGTGTCTCCGCTTGTCACCGCCACTCGAGTCGCCTTGCCCCCCACCTCGTTGCCCGCCGCTGCCGCTTCTCTACCCACCTCCGCACGCCGTCGCTCCAACCTTGCCCGACCCCGCCTCCGCCCGACCTCGCCGCCCCCGCGTCGtctgccccgtcgccgccgcctgaCCTCGCCGCCCCCGCGTCGTCCGCCCAGTCGCCGCCACTTCGCCGCACGCCACGCCGctgaagaagcttccaaagggcAAAACAAGGTCCTTTGGCGAGCGAGCGAAGCCATTCGGCAACTTCAGCGTGGAGTTCTCCATCGGCCGACACTTCTTGCTCGACACCTACCCCACCGCCCACGAGGCCGCGCGTGCCTACAATGTGGCAGTGTGGCGTGCCGGAAGGCCGAAGACGCACCTCAACTTTCTGGAGATTGAGATCCGGGCGGATGCGGAGATGCTCGTGCCGCAGGGCATTCAGATGGAGGAGATACCGAAGAAGAAGGCGAAGAAGAGGCCGGCCATTATCGTTGGTCCCGGTGATAGTAACGAGGCGGCGATGGCGAGGTTTGCGCGGAAGAATCCGGAGTATGTTCAGGGCGAGCAGGGGTACTTCTGGAAAGCATTATGCCgagcaaaagaagaagaataTGGAGGACGAGGCCAGCCCCTTGACAAGTAAAAATAAATTGTAAATGGCCTCCGCACATGACAAATTCCGCGGCAACCTCCGCGCCAACACGAACGCCATCAAATCTAACACTGCCAATCTCGACGATCTGGCTGCATGGTGGCCAGATTTGGAGAAGCAAGTCTTCAAGATCGGCCTGGCTATCGATGCACTCCAACAGGAGCGCACATCATCTTCTGCACCACATGGCGAGGAAGGGCTCGGCCCGCACACTGCTCCTCTTCCCAGGACAACCTGTGGTCACCTCGACCCTGAAAATGGCGCGATCGGGCTTCCTCATGGGTCAAATGACCACGTCGATGATTTTCTTCATCAAGAAATCtctgtgatgctcatccactatCAAGTTTTTCGGCTATGAGGTTTTCTCTCCGTGGATTAATCTTTCGAAGAGACGCTGCTCTAATAACTTGTAAAATTTCACACGAAGTATCCAACCAACTCAGAAGGCGCGAATATTTATATCCGGAGCTATCCCGAGTGGGAAATGACCATTCAGGACATGACATCCAGCCAATGGCCACCCAACACATAGCTAACAGTCGAATTTCAAACGCACCTGACAACTTTACTTGAGCAACAAGTAAAGTCGACTCATCATTCGAACAATTCTCTCTCAACCCAGAAGGTCATCATCTCTAGCTGACAAGTAAATGCCTCGAAAAACAAAGAGATTTCTCTCACATCTCACTTAGAATATGTTTCGGTGAAGCATCAGATAAACATAAGTTTCGAAAAACTTTGACCGCACTTAGTAGTACGGCGGTCATGTGACTCAAATAAGagaaaaagaactacaaaagAAAATGCCACGGCTTCTCTTCGTCTTCTTTCTTCTCCGCTGCAGCCAGCAGTCTCGGACCATGCTCTGTAGCAATTGCTTCGCATCGGCATTTTTTTGGGTTCACTTCCATCATGCAATATCTTCTATAGCAATCTTCTTGATTGCCTTAGCATTCTTCTGAGTTTGTAGCAAACTCCTCTAAACACCAGGGACCTAATCTCTCCGTGTGCACTagcaaacacattagtccctcactATTTCTGTCCAACAGTCTCTAAAACTCTCAGGGAACTCAATGGCACCAACATGTGCAATACTGGTGATGGACTTCGGTTCTTCGAGCATGACATGGCTTGCAGGACCAGCCATCAGCATGTTTTATGTGTTTAGAGGACGAGGACAACGTTGAGCATATCATGACCCGGTGCATCTATATGCTTGGGAAGTTTGGCACAATGTTTGGGAACTACTCCGGGTTAATATGCAAGGGCCGCTACCGATGGACACAACCAGAGTGGTGGTTTAGGGAAAGCAGGAATTTCAAGACTGCAAATAGGAGAGGTTTCGACACGTTGATCACGGCCGGCGGTGACTTGGTCCCTTTGAAAGGAATGTAATGCAAGGGTATTCAGTAGGGTACAATACCAAAATGACACCGATGGAGCTATCTGTTCATGTGTTGCAAGAGGTGGCCTAGTGGAGGCAAGTGGGTGTTGGTGTTGGTGGTCTACAACGTTTTATGAGAGATTAGTCTAGATTGATGTTGGTGTAAGGCGATTGTTTCTGGTCTGTCCGAATGTTTGCATCCATGATAGACTTCTTgtaagtattttttttctttttataaaaATATGGTACGTCTTTGGCGTATTTTTGAAGAAAATAGTTCTCAAAACAAAAAGGATGCTATCTGATAGAGCGCAGGTATCGGTGGCTAACATGTAACCTGGATTTTGGATCCGCTGCTGGTACACATCTGCATGGCTCTATGGCCAGTGCGCTAGTAATAATGCTCTGAATGGCTTGTTGTGATTTTTGAGCGGGTACGGAATCTGAATGACTTCGGTGGTCACTTCTGAATCTATATTCTTGAAAACTCTAATTATAGAGAGTACTCAATTATAGGAGTACGCAGCAGATTTGTTTTTGATTTAGCTCTTTTATTATTAAGAAGAAGGGATCGGGCTCGTCATCGACATCCACGTGGTACTCGCCCAGAAAGCCTAGTTGGAGCTGAGTCAGTCGAGCATGTGTTCAACATGCGCGTTCAGCATTCGGAGGAGCCTTTACAGCGAAGAGCAAAAATGATTGATTTTGTAAGCAGAGTGGTCTAAGTGCCTAGCGAAACCAAGACGACCGGCAGTGCGTGGTAGGAAGCAGAATTTAGCAACCCGGCCATCGATGGCGTCGTCACGGCCGGAGACGGCGGGGGGAGCTCTATGGAGTAAGCTGCAGGGGCAGGTGGTGCTGGTGACGGGCGCCTCCTCCGGCATTGGCCGCGAGTTCTGCCTCGACCTGGCGCGCGGGGGCTGCCGggtcgtcgccgccgctcgccgcgcCGACCGTCTCTGCTCCCTCTGCGACGAGATCAACGCGGCCGCTGAAGCCCCCCTGGCGGTGGCCGTCGAGCTCGACGTCGCTGCCGGCGAGTCGTTCGTCGAGGCCGCGGTGCAGAAGGCGTGGGACGCCTTCGGCCGCGTCGATGTCTTGATCAACAACGCAGGTGTACGAGGTACATATTTTGCATGCTCTAGTGATCACTGATCAGTGCTTCTTTTCTAATCTTGCTCTCTTAAATTTACAATTGAAAACAACTTGGTCGTCATTTTGTTCGGGTTAATGCTTCTTCTTTGCATGCATGTTTGTACAAATATTCCAGCAAAAAATCACGCAAATATACGCATGTTATGCAAGTCAAAATAAATTGTGTTCACAAATAAATTGTGAAATGAGGAGGTAAGAGGACCATGTTAAAACTGTACAAAGAACAATGAAATTCACGCAAGTACAAAAGGACGAGAAGATTTCAATCGGGTGGCTATTAATGTTTCCTAGAGTTTGCTAACATTGGAAACCCTTCCAAATTAGAACTCAACAGTATGCTTTTTGTAGTACAACATTTATATTATTCTAGTTAAATCCGTAATCAACATTTATATTAATACCCACTCCGAGGAAGTAAGTGTGTATGCCATGCCATCAAGCTCCGGGGGTGAAGGAAAAAAAGAACTTATAAGTATGTGCTTTGCGTAATTCAGGAGGTGTGCATTCGGCGTTGGATTGGCCGGAGGACGAGTGGGATAAACTCATGAAGACCAACCTTCGGGGAGTATGGCTCGTGGCCAAGCATGTGTGCAGACGCATGCGTGATGCCAAGCTCAAGGGTTCGGTGATAAACATTTCGTCTACTTCCGGTCTTGATGGTGGGATCACACATGGCTCCTTGGCATACTCAGCCTCCAAGTCTGCCGTGCACTCTGTCACAAAGGTACATAACTACATATATATACTGTACTAGCTTGAGCAATGAATATGTATTGTGTTGCTTTCCGATCATAATAATGCTGTAATAAGCATTTGAATATGATTTTTTGCAGCTAATGGCTTTGGAATTAGGAGCACATGGCATTAGGGTGAACACGATTGCGCCAGGAATCTTCAAGTCGGAGATAACTGCTCCCTTATTGCAAAAGAGGTGGCTGAACGATGTCCTGTCAAAGATTGTGCCACTTAAGAAAATTGGTACTCCTGATCCAGCGTTGACGTCGCTGGTTCGTTTCCTGATCCATGAAACTTCGTCGTATATAAGTGGCAACATATTTGTTGTAGACTCAGGCCTCGTCCTGCCTGGTGTCCCAATATTCTCTTCTCTGTAATTTGATTGCTCGACCTTCTCTCTACTGCCGGTTTGTGGTATTCCATCAATTATTGTCCTTTCTTTGTTATTATACCATTCGCTAATCCGACATATGTATCATGCAAGCGTACGTGCTTGCTTAAAATAAGGTTGATGTTTTCCGTTGTCTGGATGATGTCGCTCTCGTCGTGATCATGCATGTGTTTTAAGTGCAGAGTGCGAAAGAAACATAATCATTAATCAACCAGCGTCATTACAATCTTGTTCACAAAGAGTGTCAATCTCATCAGGAACACACTGCAACCACACAGCAGTTTTGGACAGCGAACAGCCCGTCATATATAGCAAGAGCATGGCTAGCTTTATTCTGCTCGTGTTTGATGAAGGTCATTTATCATGCTGGCGGGTCTGCCCAGTTTTGTGCATCCGTAATGTCATTAGGGTATTGCGTTGTTGCAGATGCCGGATGTAATTGGTATCTTCGTGATATTAATATATTTTCTTTATCGAGAATCATGCTGGTGGGTCAGCCCAGTTTTGTTATTTCCTTTCGGGGGACTTGCTGGAGCTAGGAGCAGTTTCGTCGcgctttttattttatttttatcctTGTAGCTCCGAACTTTATGGTTTTCATTAATAAAAATCGGAAGTGTGTGAAGCCCTTCTTTTATCAACAAAAAAAATCATGCTGGCAGGTAGCTAGCTGTTGCTTCGTGTCTCCCAGAATTGCAGGAGTCCGCGATCTATTGGCCTCTACTAGTTCCTTGATCATATGCACCGACGTGTTGCAGTCCATGCGAACTACTCCCTTCATTTTTGTATACAGGTATTAGGATAAACATTAATGTCGGTTTAAGCCAATGTTAAAAGTTAGTTTTCCTCCTTGTTTGAcatgtcaattaatgcgtattttctTCTCATTGGTTTATTAATACAGTGTATGCAAACGAACATTCTCACTTTCGCATGCATGCAAGGGTTACTAATGTCTTTAGTTGCTAGCacgaggcaaaccccatcaattttgtCTCTATTACTATTAGTGGCCTTATATAGCTgtaaattgtaattttgatagtggtcTTGTATACAAAAATAGGGGAGTATAAGCTTGTCCTTGCAATGATATTGTGGTTGGTAACTATAACTTTCAGTTTCCAGAATGCTGAGACCAGAGTCAAACTCATGCCATATCTCAATCACAATGGGGCGTGGGTTTATTCTACCCTTTGGGCGTTTTGAGTCGGTGGCAAAATCTACTGGTATTTCGAAGTAACAAAAACAGAAAACAAGACATAAAATGGTACAACAGGCAGAGCCAGGCAGGGCAACCCAATGTGGTCGTCGACCGAAACACCTCGACCTAACCTGTCCCTTCCCCAACACCACGGCCGATTCGACTATACCATAGGGCAGAGCTGAAGTTGGTTGCTATAAGGGCAACTCCAAACCATAGGGCAGAGCTGAAGTTGGTTGCTATAAGGGCAACTCCAAGGGTGCATCAAAACACCCCTAAACATCTGACGTCGTCCAAATATTTTTAGGAAACGTTTGAGGTCGGGGCACCGGCTGAACCTGTGCGATCCCCTTCCATCGGCTCACAAATCGCTCGCCATTAACGCCCCACGCAGCTGCGCTGCTTCCTCTCTCTCTATTTTATCTCGCCGGTCCCTACCTCAGTTGGCCGTCGCCGTTCGCCGCCCCCGCCGGCCGTCCTCATCGCCGGTGGCCACCAGCATCGGCCATCCCCGTCGCCGTTCGCCGTCCTcgctcgccggccccggcagaAGCTGGAACCGCGTTGTGGCCTGCTACAACCGGTGCCCAGGAGAGCTGCCATCATGGATGGCGAGCATGGTGACGGCGAGCTGTGAGGACGGCGGCGCTCGTGCTGCA contains:
- the LOC125534382 gene encoding 3-oxoacyl-[acyl-carrier-protein] reductase FabG-like — encoded protein: MASSRPETAGGALWSKLQGQVVLVTGASSGIGREFCLDLARGGCRVVAAARRADRLCSLCDEINAAAEAPLAVAVELDVAAGESFVEAAVQKAWDAFGRVDVLINNAGVRGGVHSALDWPEDEWDKLMKTNLRGVWLVAKHVCRRMRDAKLKGSVINISSTSGLDGGITHGSLAYSASKSAVHSVTKLMALELGAHGIRVNTIAPGIFKSEITAPLLQKRWLNDVLSKIVPLKKIGTPDPALTSLVRFLIHETSSYISGNIFVVDSGLVLPGVPIFSSL